The genomic region GACCGGAAGCGGCGCCCCAACGGCACCTGCCAGTCGCGGTAGTCGATCACCGTCCCCTTCTCGCTCTCGGGGTTGCGCAGATACTCCGGCGTGACGCTGAGGGCGCCGGTGAGGGCCTCTCGGTCGGCAACCCACATGGCCGTGCAGTCCAGGTTGGTGAGCAGCCACTTGTGCGGGTTGAAGCAGTAGCTGTCGGTGGCGGCGAGGCCCCGGTTCACGAAGCGGAACTCGGGACAGACCGCGGCGGCGCCGGCCAGGGCGCCGTCGACGTGGGTCCACATGCCCTCGGACCCGGCGATGGCGGCCAGGCGCGCAACCGGGTCGAAGGCCAGTGAGGAGGTCGTCCCGACGGTCGCAACCACCGCGCACGGCACCAAGCCCGCATCGCGGTCGGCAATGACGGCAGCGGCAAGGGCCTCCGGGCTCATGGCGTGGGTGGGGTCGCCACCGACGTAGCGGACGCGGTCGGCGCCGAAACCGGCGATGCGGGCGCTCTTGTAGATGGAGGAGTGGGCGTGCTGCGACGTGTACACAACCAGGTCGTCGATGGTCGCGCCGGCTGCGGTGTTCAGCGCACGCTCCCTGGCGGCGACCAGGGCGCACAGTGCCGCGCTGGAGGCTGAGTCCTGGATCACCCCGCCGCCGGATCCGTCGCTTCGAAACCGCTGTGGGAGGCCGCACAACTCCACCAGCCAGTCCAACACCCGGCTTTCGAGCTCGGTGCAGGCCGGGCTGCTGGCCCACAGCATGCCCTGCACCCCCAACCCCGAGGACAGCAGGTCGCCCAGGATGGCGGGACCGGTGGCCGGCGTCGGGAAGAAGGCGAAGAACCCCGGAGACTGCCAGTGGGTGAGGCCCGGCACGATGACCCGTTCGAGGTCGTCGAGCACGGCGTCGAAGCCCTCCGGCTCGGCGGGCGGTGACTGCGGCAGCCCGTCCGCCACCTCACCGGGTCGCACCTGCGAGAGGACGGGGAAGCTCTCGATCCGCTCGTGGTAGCCGGCCACCCAGTCCAGGAACCGCTCACCCCACAGACGCAACTCGTCGGGCGTCATGTGCGGCGCCGCCGGAGTCGCCGCTCCTTGGTCGGCCTCGTGCTCCTGAGGGTTCATGGGGCCGATGTCCAGCGCGCCGCGAGGCCCACGGCGATCACGAGGAGTTGCCGGAGGATCGCCGCGGTGGCTCCCCAGATGGTGTCGCCGGGGATCTCGAAGAAGTTGATCGGCCGCATCGTCCCGTCCCGGGGCCAGAGTTCCTGGTGGTAGACGTCGGGTGCCAGGAGTTCGCTCAGCGGCACGTGGAGGATCTTCTCCACCTCGGAGGGATCGGGCCGCAACCCTGCGGGACGGCCGGCGGACAATTCGGCGACGTAGGAGTGCACGAGCGAGTCGCTGCCCACGGTGAAGAACGGATCCAGCTCGCCGATGCGGGTCGCGGTGGCCGGATCCAGTCCGATCTCCTCGTGGGTCTCCCGCAGGGCCGTCTCCCAGAGGTCCGCATCACCGGGTTCCTGGCCTCCGCCCGGAAACGCCACCTCCCGGCTGTGGGTGCGCAGGTGCGCCGCCCGGCGGGTGAGGATCACGTGCGGTTCGCCCCGGTGCACGTAGAGCGGGACGAGCACGGCCGAGAGCCGCTCGAAGGCGTCGCCGCCCGACTTCGGCCGACGCTCCCCGAGCACCTCCCGCAGAGCACCAAGATCCACCCGACGCGCCCGCAGCGGCAGGTCGGCCCACGGCGCCGCGGCGCCCGGCCGGAAACCTGCCGGTCGCGGGATGTGCTGAGGGCCTCCTCGGGCGCCGGGCGGCATCAGCCGGTGGCTTGCCGGCCCGATTCGACCGCGGCCCGCACCGCGTCGTCGACGGCGACGGTTGCGGCGACGCGCACAGCGTCGAGGGAGGCATCCAGGGTGCCGACGGAGGCGGCGATCAACGCGTCGCCGTCGAAGCGGGTGTGCGCCGGCATGAGCGCGCGCGCCAGACCGTCGTGGCCACTCTGGGCAACCAGCAGACACTGGGTCTTGCTGAGTCGCACGTTCGTACAGATCACGCCGATCGTCGTGCCGGTCCCCAGCGGGGGCTTGGCGGGCGGGCGGAAGTCGCCGCGGCGCAGGGCACCGGCCACCGAGCCGTCGTCGAGATCCCCGGCGGCGTTGACGGCCAGCAGCGCCACCACGACCGCCGCCTCGCCTCCTCCGGCGTCGAAGGACAGTTGCGCCGATCCCAACCCGGCGGGACTGCGGTCCGAACCCCAGGCGCCGACCGTGGCGCGCGCGCCCGCACCGATCCGACCTACCGGCCAGCCGCCGGCGGGACCGCAGCCATCGGGCGGGACCGCTGCCCGTGCCGCCTCGTAGCCGGCGTCGGCACCGGGCCAGAGCGGCGCCTCACCGGGGCGCAGGTCGTACAGCGACAGGCCGGCGACGACGGGAACCGGGCCGGCGGGCGTCGGGAAGCCTCGACCCGCCTCGCTGCAGAAGCGCACGACGCCGTCGGCGGACGCCAGGCCGAACGCCGAGCCGCCCGAGAGCACGACCGCGTCCGCACCTTCGACCAGCCGCTCCGGCGCCAGCAGATCCAACTCCCGGCTGGCCGGTGCGCCGCCGCGCACCTCCACCGACGCCACCGTCCCGGTGGGGAGCAGCACAACGGTGCAGCCGGTGCGGCCGCTGGGATGGGTCCAGTGGCCGACGCTGACTCCCGGCAGGGACGGCGCCTCGACGCCTGAGTTCACCGGGTGCCCATCTCAGCGGTAGTGGCGGCGCACTCGCCGGCCGATGTCACAGACCACCTCGTAGGGAATCGTGCCGAGACGATCCGCCACCTCTTCGGCAACGATGCTCTCGTCGCCCTGGCTGCCGATCAGGACGACCTCGTCGCCGGCCACCACCCCCTCCCCCGAGGCACCCTCGTCAGGACCGCAGTCGACCATGAGCTGATCCATCGTGACCGTCCCCACGACGGACCGGCGCCGCCCGCGGATGAGCACCTGCCCGCCGCGCAGGCCGTAGTCACGGCGCGCTCCGTCCGCGTAGCCGATGGGCACCGTCGCCACTTGGCGATCAGAGTCGAACCGGTGGGCGAGTCCGTAGGAGACCGCCTCGCCGGCTCGAACGGTCTTGACGTAGGCCACCTCGGTCCGGAGTCCCATCACCGGCCGCAGCCCGGCGATGTCCCCCACCAGATCGGCCCCGGGCGACAGGCCGTAGAGGGCGATGCCGGCCCGGACCATGTCGTAGCGCCCCCGGCGCCGGATCGGCGAGGCGTCCGGGCGGCACCCGGACAGCAGCAGTGCCGAATTGGCCGCGTGTCGCCGCAACGGACCCGGCACTCCGTCTCGGGCGGCCAGCAGTCCCAGTACGTGCTCGTAGCGCTCCAGCTGCGCCTCGGTGAACGGGTTGTCCAACTCGTCGGCGACCGCGCAGTGAGTCCACACGCCCTCCAGTTGCAGGTCGGACTTGGCGGCAATGGCACGCGCCAGCAGCGGGGCGTCGGCGGGACGGGCACCCACCCGGTTCATGCCCGTGTCGATCTTGAGGTGCACCGGCAGGTGACGGCCGGCGGTAGCGGCCGCCGCGGCCGCCGCGGCCAGACCCTCCGGGCTGTACACCGAGGGGCGCAGGTCATGCGCCACCACCTCCACCATCTCGTTGGGCCGCGGCTCGGACAGCAGCAGGACCGGCGCCGTCACGCCCGCCTGGCGCAACTCCACGCCCTCCTCCACGAGAGCCACCCCCAACCAGGTGGCGCCACCGGCCAGCGCGGCCCGGCCCACGGCCACGGAACCGTGCCCGTAGCCGTCGGCCTTGACCACCGCGCACAGCTCGGCGGGGGCTGCCCGGCGGACGAGCTCGGCGGCATTGGCGGTGACGGCCGCCAGGTCCACGACCGCCGAGGTGGGCCGCATCAACGGCTCCCGGCCCCGCCGCCGAACCCTTGGGGCGCCGGATCCAGCGCGCCGGCCAGCACGGCGGGGATGGCTCCGAGCAGGTCGCCGGCAATGAGGCCGACCGGCGGGCCCAGCGCTCCGGCCATCCCGTGCACCTGAGCCGCCAGTGCAGCCGCGTCGAGGGCTGTCAGACCCTGCGCCAGCAGGGCGCCGATCATCCCGGCCAGCACGTCACCCGTGCCGGCGGTGGCCAACCGAGCATCCCCGGAGGTCACGAATCGGGCGGCGCCGTCCGGTGCGGCGACGACGGTGGCGGATCCCTTGAGCAGCACGGTGGCGCCCGTCGCGGCCAGCGCCCGCGCCGCCGCCAGACGATCCGCACCAGGCCGCTGCCCCGCCAGCAACTCGTACTCCCCGTCGTGCGGTGTGAGCACCACCGGCGCGCGCGCCGCCGCCAGCGCAGTCGCCGCGTCGCCGCCGAGCGCCGCCAGGGCGTCGCCGTCCAGCACCAGGGGCACAGTCGCTCGCGTCACCAGCGCACGCACCGCGCTGGCGGTCTGCGGATCTCTTCCCAGGCCGGGACCGACCACCAGCGATGCGAACCGGGAGGTGTCCATCCGCTCGTGCCAGTCCGCGGCCGGCAGCCGGCCGAAGACCACCTCGGTCGGGACCGACGCGTCGGGCTCGCCGCCCGGCACCGAGAGGCGCACGTATCCCGCCCCCGACCGCAGCGCCGCCAGCGAGGCGAGCGACGCCGCCCCGCGCATCGGTGGCGAGCCGGCCACCACCCAGCAGGCGGAGCGCCACTTGTGGGCATCGACTTCTCGCCGGGGCCAGAGGTCGGCCACATCGGCCTCCGTGAGCAGCTGCACGGTCGCCGAGGCGACATCCAGACCGATGTCGGCGACGCTGACCGACCCGGCCAGCATGCGACCCGGCTGCAGCAGCAGACCCGGCTTGAGCGCGGCGAACGTCACGGTGCGCGCCGCCGCCGGGGCGCCGCCACGCACCTGCCCCGTGAGGCCGTCCACGCCGGAGGGGATGTCCACAGCCAGAACGCTGCCGGCGCCCTCGATGCCTGCAGGCGGGGTCCAGGACCGGTTCAGCCCGGTGCCGTAGGCCGCGTCGATCAGCAGGTCGCAGGGTGGGGCATCGGCGTCGTCGGGGGCGATGATCCGGCACTCGGCGCCGGCCCGCTGCAGGTGACGGGACGCGGCCCGGCCGTCGGCCCCGTTGTTTCCCCGACCGGCGATGACGACCACCCGGCGCCCCGCCAGCGCCTTGCGGCGAGCAGAGGAGGGTCGTCCCGCCTCGAGCACCGCCGCGGCGCCCTCGGTGGTCCCGGTCAGCATCTCCGCCGCCGCCACGGCCACCGCCGCGCCGGCCCGCTCCACCAGCACGTCGGCGCCCTCCGGTGCGGCCGCATCGACAGCCGCCATCTCGGCGGGGGTGACGACGGGGATCACGATGGGTCGCCCCAGGAAGCTAGATCCCGGCCTCCGCCGGGATGACGATTCGGGGTGACGACGGGGATCACGACACCTCCCCGCTCCCCGACTCGTGGTGCGGGGCGATCCCGCCGGTGCCCACGGCCACCGCCACCGCCACCGCGGAGGTGGCCGTGTGGGACAGGCTCAGGTGCCATCCCGTCACGCCGGCGCGCCGGGCGCGGTCCGCGGCACGGCCGTGCAGGACCACCTCGGGTCGGCCGCCGGGAGCGCGCACGACCTCCATCTCCCTGAACGCCACATCCCCGAAGCCCGCACCGAGCGCCTTCATCACGGCTTCCTTGGCGGCGAAACGCGCCGCCAGCCGCTCAGTGGGATCGGCGCGGGACTGGGCGTAGGCCCGCTCGGCGGGAGTGAAGAGTCGCTCGGCAACCCGCGGGCGGCGCGCCAGCAGGGCGCGAAACCGCGGCACGTCCACGATGTCGATGCCGATCACGGCGACGCCCCGCGCCAGCGTGCCGCCACGGCAGCAAGATCTCCGACCAATAGGTCCTCGGTCGGCACCTCGGCGAGAAGCGCCTCGTCGAAGGAGGCCTCGGTCTCGGTGACCGCGTAGCGCAGGCGGCTGAGACGATCGCGGTAGCGCCCCAGGACGTCGGCCGCCACGGCGGGCTCCAGCCGCTCGTGCAAATCGACGTGCAGTAGCACCAGGCCGACCGTGTCGCCGCCCTTGATCTCGGGGACGAGCAGGATGAGGCGCCCGTCGCGCAGTCCCCGTGTCAGCAGCAGCCGACGCTCGCGGCTGACCTGGCGCTTGGTGCCCCGCAAGGTGGGATCGCGGCCCACCCGCGACTCGAACCTCGCCGCCAGCCCTGAAAGATCGGCGATCTCGATCCGCTCACCGTGGATGGCATAGCGGATGTGGCCGGTGACTCGCGAGACCGCCCGATCCAACCCGGCCAGAGCCGAGAGCGTGTCGTAGCTGAGGCGTTCGGCCTCGGCGCCGGCGGCCTGGACAGCCTCGGTGAGCGGCACCCGCAGCAACGCCTCCTCGCTGCGGGAGATTCCCACGGTGACCGTCTTGGCCTGGTGGCGGATGGCGTCGACCGGCCGGGTCAACTCCTCGATGGCCTCGCTGAGCCCCGCCAGCAGCCGCTCCAGGACGCCCGCCGGCGTGCCCATCTCGCCGAAGTCGAGTTCGAACGCGGCCAGCGGCAGAACCCCGAGCGCGTAGCGGAACAGCGCGTCGAGCCGCAGGGCGGTCGCCGCGGGAAGGTGCCCGTCATAGCCACCGTCTCGCAAGCGGCGCCCGAATTGCTCGGCGCCGGCGGTGATCTCGGGCGCCAGGGAGGCGAGCGTCGCCTCGGCGTCGACGACGGCACCGTCGGGCTCGGCGTCCAGCGCCGCCTCGATCGCGCCCCGGGTGTGCCGCAGCGGCTCGGCGCAGGCGTCGATGGCGAGAGCCGCCTCGTAGCCGAAGAGGTGGCCGGCCATCGTCGCCAGCACGAAGGCGACGTCGGGGTGGACCGCCGGCAGCAGCACCGCCTCCCCGGCCCCGCGGGCCAGCTCGGCGTCATCGGTGAAGGTCACCGGCGCACCGCGGTGCGCCGCGTAGATCGCCACCTCCTTGGCGACGTCATCGGCGGTGGAGCGGTCCAGGCCCGCCGCGCAGACCAGGGTGAGAGGCTCCGCCGACAGGTCGACGTGCTTCTTGTCCTCGGTGATGTCACAGGCCACCGACCGGTAGCACAACTCCGAGAGCTTGATCCGCACCTCCTCGGCGGCCAGCCGGTTGCGGCCGTTTCCGACGGTGGCCCAGTGCCGCCGCGACGGGGCGAGCCGCTGCGCGATGTCGGCGATCCGGGGGCGAGCCGCCAGCACCTCGGCCATGGCCTCGGGCAACCGCTCGAGTGCCCCGAGGAACTCCGAGCGGCGCGCCGGATCCGCCGCCACGCCGTACAGGTCGGCAATGGCGCAGGCCAGCAGGAATCCCGCCGCCACCTGGGCATAGAAGGCCTTCGTGGAGGCGACGCTCATCTCCACGTCCCGCCCGTCGGAGGTGTACAGCACCCCGTCGGCACGGGCCGCCAGATCGCTCTCGCGGCGGTTCACGACTCCGGTCACCCAGGCGCCCCGTGCCTGGACCAACGAGACGGTGCGGTTGGTGTCGGTGGTGGTGCCGGACTGGCTGATCGCCACCACCAGGTGATCGGACATGTCGTCGCGCAGGTCGAAGCCCGACAGTTCGCTGGCGAGCCGGCTCACCACCTCCACGCCGGTGCCGGCCAACTCGGCGCCGATGATCTCGGCGACGGCCCGCGCCGCCACCGCCGCGGTGCCCTGGCCGATGACCACGATCCGGCGCGGCAGCTCCCGGCCGGTCGGCAGGACGCCGTCCAGGACGACGCTGCGGTTGCCCGGGTCCCCGGCGAGCCGACCCGCCAGCGTCTTGGCGAACGATTCGGGCGATTCGCTGATCTCCTTCAGAAGGAAATGGGGGTAGCCCCTGCGATCGATGTCGCGTGTGGTGATCTCCGCCCGCGTCGCCGCCGGCAGTGGCAGTTCGGCGCCGTCGTAGGACCAGCGTGCGACTCCGGACCTCTCGCCGGCCGCGGCGGCCTCCAACCGGACGATCTCGCCGTTGCTGCTGCCTGCGGCGTCGGCGCCGTCGAAGCGCAGGTAGTCGCCAGTCTGCTCCACGAGCCCGTACGGCTCCGATGCCACCACGAAGGCATCGGGAGCGAGTCCCACGTAGAGCGCCTGGCCGCTGCCCCTGCGGGCCAGCAGCAGGTTGCCGGGGTTGTCGCTGCTGAGCGAGACGATGGCATGGGATCCTTCGAAGCTCGCCACGGCCTCGGCGAACGCCGCCCGATCGGATCGCCCCGAGAACCTCAACCGGCGCGCCAGACCCGGCGCCACCCTGGCGTCGGTCGTGACAGCCGCGGGGTAGCTCAGGTCGAAGCGACCCACGATCGCGCCGTAGTTGTCGATGTCGCCGTTCACAGCCGCCAGGACCCAGGGTTCCCCGTCAGCCGACAGCGAGGCCACGGGGTGGGCGTTGGGCTCGGTGATGAGGCCCACGCTGGCCCAGCGGGTGTGCGCCAGGACCGCACAGCGCGCTCCCGGACGCGCCAGCGTCGCCCGCAGGGCGTCGTCGCCGGCCAGCGCCGCCCGCAGCACCCGCGTGTTGTCGCCCAGTTCGCCGACCTCCACCGCCGTCTTGTGGAGGTGCACCGTCGCCCCGGCGTCTCGCCAGCGGCTGCCGGAGCGGCCCAGCGGGTCGCTGGCTCCACGGGGCCCGTCCGGCGGGTCCGTCGATGTCACCATCACGGCGACTCCCGCCGAGTCCCGCCCGCGCACCTCGAGGCGGTCCAGCGCCGAGAGCGCCACCTGGATCGCCCACCACCCCGCCACGACCTCCTCGGTTGCCTCCGGTGCGTCGGCACCGAGGAGCTCCGCCACCGCTGCGGCGGTGGCCAGCCGATCCTCGCGGATGCTCCAGATCGCGTCGGTGAGAGCGGCGTCGCCGGCGCCGAGCCGCCCGGCGGCCGCCACAACCTCGGCCCGCAGCCCCGCGTCCCGTACCAGGCTGGTCAGGCCGGCCGGGCCGGCGAGCCGGCTCACCACCTGCCGGGCGGCGTCAGCCCCTGCAGCGTCGCCGGCGAGCAGCCCCAGGATCTCGGAGGGCGACGGGGCCCGCCGGCTGGGCGGGCGGCTCAGCACCGCCACGATGCCGCACATCAGCCGGACCTGCGGGCCACTTCGGCCGCCAGGCTCTCGGCCACTGCGCCGGCCTCCGCCTCCTCGGTGGCCTCGACCATCACCCGGATCAGCGGCTCGGTGCCCGAGCAGCGGACCAGGACACGACCTGTCTCTCCCAACGCCTGCCGCGCCCGCGCCACGGCAGGCTCGATCGCCGCCAGCACGTCGGCGGCAACGCCGGACACCCTCACGTTCCGCAGCACCTGGGGGTGGCGGGTCATGGCCGCCGCCGCCAGGTCGCCGAGGGGGGCGCCGCGCCGGACCGCCGCGTCGAGCAACTGCACGGCTGTCAGCAGACCGTCACCGGTGGTAGCCAGATCCCGGAACACCACATGCCCGGACTGCTCACCGCCCAACTCCCAGCCGCCGGCCTCGAGCGCTTCGAGCACATGCCGGTCCCCCACCGGCACCGTCACGACATCGATCCCCGCTGCTGCCATGGCGCGGTGCAGTCCGATGTTGCTCATGACCGTCACCACGACCGTCGAACCCGCCAAGCGGCCACGCTCGTGGCGGTCGATCCCGCACAGGGCGATGATGCGGTCACCGTCGATCAGCCCCCGATCGTAGGCCACGACCCGGTCCCCATCGCCATCGAACGCCAGGCCGACCTCTCCGGGGCGTGTCCGGGCGGCGATCAGCGCCGGCGCGGCGGCCCCGCAGCCGTCATTGATGTTCCGCCCGTTCGGCTCGCAGGCCACGGTTCGCACCGCGGCCCCCAGGCGCCGGAGCAGCGCCGGCGCCAGCGCCGAAGTCGCCCCGTTGGCGCCGTCCACCAGGACGTGCAGCCCGTCGAAGGCGTCCGGCCGGACGGTGGACGCCACGGCGTCGAGATAGGACTCCAACCGGTCGGAGGCGTCGCCGGCGGAGGCGAGGGCTCCTGTCGCCTCGCCGCCGGACCGCAGGGCGGCGGCCACGCACTCCTGCTCGTCGTCGCTGAGCTTGCGTCCCCCCGGGCCGAAGATCTTCACACCGTTGTCCTGGTACGGGTTGTGCGAGGCCGACACGACGATCCCCGGCACCCCGTCAGCGGCGCTGCAGAACGCCACCGCAGGCGTCGGAGCCACACCGAGCAGGTCCACCTCGATGCCGCCCAAACCCCGCAGCAGGCCCTGAACCAAGTCGCCCGCGGAGGATCGCGGATC from bacterium harbors:
- a CDS encoding holo-ACP synthase, translating into MIGIDIVDVPRFRALLARRPRVAERLFTPAERAYAQSRADPTERLAARFAAKEAVMKALGAGFGDVAFREMEVVRAPGGRPEVVLHGRAADRARRAGVTGWHLSLSHTATSAVAVAVAVGTGGIAPHHESGSGEVS
- a CDS encoding pyridoxal-dependent decarboxylase; protein product: MNPQEHEADQGAATPAAPHMTPDELRLWGERFLDWVAGYHERIESFPVLSQVRPGEVADGLPQSPPAEPEGFDAVLDDLERVIVPGLTHWQSPGFFAFFPTPATGPAILGDLLSSGLGVQGMLWASSPACTELESRVLDWLVELCGLPQRFRSDGSGGGVIQDSASSAALCALVAARERALNTAAGATIDDLVVYTSQHAHSSIYKSARIAGFGADRVRYVGGDPTHAMSPEALAAAVIADRDAGLVPCAVVATVGTTSSLAFDPVARLAAIAGSEGMWTHVDGALAGAAAVCPEFRFVNRGLAATDSYCFNPHKWLLTNLDCTAMWVADREALTGALSVTPEYLRNPESEKGTVIDYRDWQVPLGRRFRSLKLWLVLRWYGAEGLQAHIRSGVSWAQQFAGWVREHPDFSLAAPAPLNLVCFRHRGGDESNRRILDAVNEAGRFYITHTVLDGQYTLRLSVGTVATRAHHVEAAWEAITEAAARL
- a CDS encoding CoA pyrophosphatase, translating into MDLGALREVLGERRPKSGGDAFERLSAVLVPLYVHRGEPHVILTRRAAHLRTHSREVAFPGGGQEPGDADLWETALRETHEEIGLDPATATRIGELDPFFTVGSDSLVHSYVAELSAGRPAGLRPDPSEVEKILHVPLSELLAPDVYHQELWPRDGTMRPINFFEIPGDTIWGATAAILRQLLVIAVGLAARWTSAP
- a CDS encoding SIS domain-containing protein, whose translation is MCGIVAVLSRPPSRRAPSPSEILGLLAGDAAGADAARQVVSRLAGPAGLTSLVRDAGLRAEVVAAAGRLGAGDAALTDAIWSIREDRLATAAAVAELLGADAPEATEEVVAGWWAIQVALSALDRLEVRGRDSAGVAVMVTSTDPPDGPRGASDPLGRSGSRWRDAGATVHLHKTAVEVGELGDNTRVLRAALAGDDALRATLARPGARCAVLAHTRWASVGLITEPNAHPVASLSADGEPWVLAAVNGDIDNYGAIVGRFDLSYPAAVTTDARVAPGLARRLRFSGRSDRAAFAEAVASFEGSHAIVSLSSDNPGNLLLARRGSGQALYVGLAPDAFVVASEPYGLVEQTGDYLRFDGADAAGSSNGEIVRLEAAAAGERSGVARWSYDGAELPLPAATRAEITTRDIDRRGYPHFLLKEISESPESFAKTLAGRLAGDPGNRSVVLDGVLPTGRELPRRIVVIGQGTAAVAARAVAEIIGAELAGTGVEVVSRLASELSGFDLRDDMSDHLVVAISQSGTTTDTNRTVSLVQARGAWVTGVVNRRESDLAARADGVLYTSDGRDVEMSVASTKAFYAQVAAGFLLACAIADLYGVAADPARRSEFLGALERLPEAMAEVLAARPRIADIAQRLAPSRRHWATVGNGRNRLAAEEVRIKLSELCYRSVACDITEDKKHVDLSAEPLTLVCAAGLDRSTADDVAKEVAIYAAHRGAPVTFTDDAELARGAGEAVLLPAVHPDVAFVLATMAGHLFGYEAALAIDACAEPLRHTRGAIEAALDAEPDGAVVDAEATLASLAPEITAGAEQFGRRLRDGGYDGHLPAATALRLDALFRYALGVLPLAAFELDFGEMGTPAGVLERLLAGLSEAIEELTRPVDAIRHQAKTVTVGISRSEEALLRVPLTEAVQAAGAEAERLSYDTLSALAGLDRAVSRVTGHIRYAIHGERIEIADLSGLAARFESRVGRDPTLRGTKRQVSRERRLLLTRGLRDGRLILLVPEIKGGDTVGLVLLHVDLHERLEPAVAADVLGRYRDRLSRLRYAVTETEASFDEALLAEVPTEDLLVGDLAAVAARWRGASP
- a CDS encoding phosphoglucosamine mutase, with amino-acid sequence MFGTDGIRGRAYRDVTPEVAARIGAAVVEMFDCARVVLGHDPRSSAGDLVQGLLRGLGGIEVDLLGVAPTPAVAFCSAADGVPGIVVSASHNPYQDNGVKIFGPGGRKLSDDEQECVAAALRSGGEATGALASAGDASDRLESYLDAVASTVRPDAFDGLHVLVDGANGATSALAPALLRRLGAAVRTVACEPNGRNINDGCGAAAPALIAARTRPGEVGLAFDGDGDRVVAYDRGLIDGDRIIALCGIDRHERGRLAGSTVVVTVMSNIGLHRAMAAAGIDVVTVPVGDRHVLEALEAGGWELGGEQSGHVVFRDLATTGDGLLTAVQLLDAAVRRGAPLGDLAAAAMTRHPQVLRNVRVSGVAADVLAAIEPAVARARQALGETGRVLVRCSGTEPLIRVMVEATEEAEAGAVAESLAAEVARRSG
- a CDS encoding NAD(P)H-hydrate dehydratase, translating into MIPVVTPAEMAAVDAAAPEGADVLVERAGAAVAVAAAEMLTGTTEGAAAVLEAGRPSSARRKALAGRRVVVIAGRGNNGADGRAASRHLQRAGAECRIIAPDDADAPPCDLLIDAAYGTGLNRSWTPPAGIEGAGSVLAVDIPSGVDGLTGQVRGGAPAAARTVTFAALKPGLLLQPGRMLAGSVSVADIGLDVASATVQLLTEADVADLWPRREVDAHKWRSACWVVAGSPPMRGAASLASLAALRSGAGYVRLSVPGGEPDASVPTEVVFGRLPAADWHERMDTSRFASLVVGPGLGRDPQTASAVRALVTRATVPLVLDGDALAALGGDAATALAAARAPVVLTPHDGEYELLAGQRPGADRLAAARALAATGATVLLKGSATVVAAPDGAARFVTSGDARLATAGTGDVLAGMIGALLAQGLTALDAAALAAQVHGMAGALGPPVGLIAGDLLGAIPAVLAGALDPAPQGFGGGAGSR
- a CDS encoding P1 family peptidase; its protein translation is MNSGVEAPSLPGVSVGHWTHPSGRTGCTVVLLPTGTVASVEVRGGAPASRELDLLAPERLVEGADAVVLSGGSAFGLASADGVVRFCSEAGRGFPTPAGPVPVVAGLSLYDLRPGEAPLWPGADAGYEAARAAVPPDGCGPAGGWPVGRIGAGARATVGAWGSDRSPAGLGSAQLSFDAGGGEAAVVVALLAVNAAGDLDDGSVAGALRRGDFRPPAKPPLGTGTTIGVICTNVRLSKTQCLLVAQSGHDGLARALMPAHTRFDGDALIAASVGTLDASLDAVRVAATVAVDDAVRAAVESGRQATG
- the alr gene encoding alanine racemase → MRPTSAVVDLAAVTANAAELVRRAAPAELCAVVKADGYGHGSVAVGRAALAGGATWLGVALVEEGVELRQAGVTAPVLLLSEPRPNEMVEVVAHDLRPSVYSPEGLAAAAAAAATAGRHLPVHLKIDTGMNRVGARPADAPLLARAIAAKSDLQLEGVWTHCAVADELDNPFTEAQLERYEHVLGLLAARDGVPGPLRRHAANSALLLSGCRPDASPIRRRGRYDMVRAGIALYGLSPGADLVGDIAGLRPVMGLRTEVAYVKTVRAGEAVSYGLAHRFDSDRQVATVPIGYADGARRDYGLRGGQVLIRGRRRSVVGTVTMDQLMVDCGPDEGASGEGVVAGDEVVLIGSQGDESIVAEEVADRLGTIPYEVVCDIGRRVRRHYR